The Coffea arabica cultivar ET-39 chromosome 6e, Coffea Arabica ET-39 HiFi, whole genome shotgun sequence genome contains the following window.
CTGAATTTCATGCTTGTATTTTAGTAGATTTCGATGCAGCCTATACTCTATAGttcttttccatttctgccACTGTCCTAGAATTTGGATTATTGCAGGAGAAGCTACTCTTCAAAGGAACAACCTCACGTCCGTTTACATGTGCATACATAAATGCGCGTCTCTATCATTTTTATGGTCTCTCTCTCTTCAGCCAACATTTTTCCAttctaataaatataaattattttcttaatCATATAGGGTAACTTTTCTTAGGGTGCTTTATATTGCTACATTTGCAATTTTATTAACTTGGCTAAAAATGGTTTGTTACATCTTTTGTGTTTACTTGAAACAGATACATAGTTTAAGGTGTATAATAATTGTAATAGTTTTATAGCTTCCTCAAAAAAGTAGTGAAAGGGCAAAATTTTCAATATATTAAGTTGACTCTAACTTTTAATTAATGCCTGTTAGttttaatagaaaaattaaTGATGATGTTTTAACTCAGATTATAaggaggttatgtatagatttttAAACTATAGAGGGGTTATATGATAAAGTATCAAACCATAGAAGGGTAAAAGctaatttaataaaaaattattgtGCTTTAAGTACTAGTAAAGTTTAAAACTTAATaatttgtaaatttcttttacACTAGTACATCCATTAAAATAAACATTATGCACTAACACATATTTCTTGGATACATTGAATGGCAAACCAATTCTTTACCTATAATCTAAGAAGGTTAATTTGCATGAAGCTAGCTAAGCAGAAAGTGCAATAAAACACAATTCGGTACTCTTTTGTTAAGATACATTGTACATAATGGAGCAATAAATTTGAATGGTTATACTCACAAGTTCCTTAAATGGGATTTAAAACATTATTATTTGTTGTTAACTTTGAGGGGATAAACCATGAAATAGTACCAtgaatttcacaaattttaagTGCAATTGTACGCCTTTTTTTCGTTACCTTGAATGAAGTCATCATAATGAATTATGTCCTAGTGGCATCTACTTGCGTTGTTTAGACAACGTAAAGTTTAAACTTTTACCTAAATCGAGAAAACTTTTTGTGAACAAGTTATTcacctcaaaaaaataaaaactcacaCTATGTGCTCAACTTTATAAAATGTGGGATGGGAGGATGGATTGGGTGATACGGGAAAGAGAATGTATGTGAAAGGTTCAGAGTTCGAAACTTCTCacttacaataaaaataaaaaatcttcACTAAAATGTGCACACAGctattatatatatagtaaGTAAAGCTTTATTTTCAGCTTTGTacttttgaaatatatttgcattATTTACGTACAATTTTTTGTTCGTATCATGtgtattataaaatttcatattattttcatgttttaataaaTATGCCCCTGCctgcttactttttttttattaatcctTTTATAGACTATTGCTACTTGCTTTAATCCTGTATAATTatagtgtcttttttttttttttaaagagacTCTAATCTTTACAATGGAGAGAGAGGACGGGAATAACTTGAGAATCGAAATAAAACTTCATGTTCATCTAACTCATAATGGCCCCTCCAGTTAAGATGAATCGTGAGACTATATAATTAGAGTTACCAAAATGAAAATCCATGTAATTTCCCAATAATATTGAGAGCgtaagtggataattgcaagttATGTGGTACTTAGTTACCTATAATATGATTTTCAAGTAATGTTTAGGATTAATCTTGTATATACTAATACATAGAATCCATATCACAGAATGAAATTTAAACTCAAATAATTGGGATTAAGTGAAATTTAAACTCAAATAATTGGAATTAAGTGCCACGTATCAAAGGATACTTAAAGACAAGTGGAAAACATGGTTACCTGTAAATAAACAAGCCTTTTAGTGTCAAAACTAGCTAGAATTATTTGATCATTTCTTAGTTTGAGGAACTTGATATTTGCTATCAActtcttcttctcttgttgTATCTTAAAGTTAAATTACCATATCTCTATAGCAAATAGTTAGTGTGGTATGGATACTTAAATTCTTAAGAATAGCGATCAATCACGCTTCAAGAGTTCTCCATTCTTTCCCTTCTTCACTTTTCTAGCTTTCTTTACATTCTGTTGTTCAGTTTCTTGCTTCTACTGTTTGTCCTCTGTTTTTGTTGTCACCCAGGTAAGCATTTACCTAGCTGAAGTAAGCAATTTTACTTTTGATCTGCACTAGCTTGGTTAGTTCTACTTCATTGTTAGTATAGTACTGGTATCCCCTCTATAACTCAGCCCATTACTATGGCGGAAGAACTGGCAGAGATTATGCAGAAATTTGCCTTAATACCTAGGAATGTACCATAACCGACTTGGATATTGGGGACTCTAGTATCAGTAGGCAGGAATGCGAATTAAGCTTGTTGGGCAAAATCTGGGGTGAGAAAGTAGTGAACTTTAGAGGGCTAAAAAACTTTGTCAGTATGGCTTGGGGTTATCCAAAAGACATGAAGGTTACAGAGCTAGGTCCAAACCTGTATCTGTTCTTGATTCCTGAAGAGGAAACCCAAGAGAGGGTTGTGAATGGAGGTCCTTGGATTTTGGACAACCAACTGATAGTGCTGAGCAAATGGTATGAAGGGATTGAGGATGATCCACAAGCTTTTAGAATGACCCCATTGTGGGTGCAATTGTGGAACTAACTGGATTTCAgtagcataagaagatgctccATTTGTTCTTTGGTGAATGGGCCAGCATCAGCTTCATTAGCAGTAGGAACTCCTCGTCCAGACTTCTCTCCTCCTTTGTTTTTCCAATTTGGAGGTTTTCCGTGTAGTTTCCAACATGTGTCAGGAGTGTGACAAGGCTTATTACAATAGTCACACCGGACCTGTGGTTTTTCACTGGATTTTTCTCATGTTCTATGCTGATAagttgatgttttaaaggatgAGGAAACCTCTAAAGCCGATCCTTCAACAGCAACTCCAGGATCCTTCTTTCCCAGCATTACATTTTTTCTGCTTTCCTCCCTTCTAACCTCTGAGAACATCTCACCAATTGAAGGAAGAGGCTGTCTCCCAATAATTCTCCCTCTAACTTTATCAAATTCAACGTTTAGCCCTGCCAGAAATTTAAAGATTCGACTGTCTTCAACAGTTTTCTTATGATGCCGAAAATTCTCTGTTGATTTCCACTCATGGCTGTTGAAGAGATTCAAATCCTGCCATATTCGCTTAAGCgaattgaaattttttgtgaCAGTGTCAGCCCCTTGACGTAGATTTCCAATTTTGAGAGTCAACTCGAAAATTCGGGACTGATTTCCCAAATCAGAGTACATCTGATTGATATTTTTTCATAACTCTTGTATCGTTGAATAGCACATGTAGTTAGAATTGATATCTTCTTCCATTGAGTTTACAAGCCATGTCATTACCATGGAGTTTTCCGCATCCCATGTTGCGTAAGCAGGATCTGTGCTTATTGGAGCCTTTGTTTCACCAGTTAAATACCCTATCTTGCCACGACCTCTGATATACATCCGGACTGCTTGTGACCATCGAGAAAATTATCTCCATTCAGCCGAATGGTAGTAATCTGAATTGAGTGAGAATCAACCCCAGTTTTCAAGGATTCGATTCTGTTTTTGGATGAAGAGGCAGTAGTTTGAGAATTAATGGTAGAGTCTGATGATGTTTCAGACATGATGAAGGAACAGGGGACAATGTAAAAAAtaaggaggaaaaatgaaacagAAAAAAATTAGGCAAagatgctctgataccaacttgAAAATAATGAATGAGGGGAATAATTATTTCATTGATCCAAAAGAATATATACAACAGGTTTCAGCCTATATTAGGAAACTATACACAATTATATTCTTAATCCTAGGAATAAGATTTTACACCAAATTAGCTCCTCTACAGCTAATACACAGTTATAGTTATATAGAATTTCTCTCCACTAATCTCTCCTAATTTACACGGTTTTATTACTCAATATTCTACTTCCCAAAAATAtgtggctccgtttggattagttgtttttagggttgtttttcaaaaacagcactgtagcatttcgtttgtgaaatacaagtccgtttggattagttgtttttggagttatttttcaaaaactatatgaaaaacttttactgtagatgttttttggattatttttagaggtatttttaaaacatatttttgggtatttttataatttataatttttatatacatttatgcatttatataaaaatataaaaatgtattatattatatataatacataatataaatatatttataaatgtataagtgtatattattataaatgtataaattgcaaatgaatattatataaatgtataaattataattttattaatatatattaatattatgtataaatgtatcaatataattaatataaatgtacaaatgcattaatattatgtatattaatataaatgtataaatgtattataaatgtattatattatatataatacataatataaatgtatattataaatatacattaatatatatattatgtataaatgtacatttatataaatgtataatatatataatatataatttatataatgtataatattcatataaatatataaaaatattttttaaataaaataaaatatttataatatgtataaataaataaataaataaataatatatataatatacattaatattaattataatattataatattataaatatggtgtttatataatatttcaatttgtaatatttattgtatatttcattatataaatattcatgTAATATAtagtatataaatatataatatataattttcaatttgtataatatacataatattgtatatatataatataatatacataataatatattatacataatatacattattacatattatgtatattaaatattatacataacattattatacacaataatgtacataataatattatacattaataatgtatatattataatataatgtacataatatattatgtataaatatttacacatttatgtatacaatattacatattatgtttattatattatattatgtataatatacaatattatgtataatattaatgtatataaatataaatataaataatatataatatatataattttcaatttgtatatttcaatttatattaatataatatatatatatataatatacataattgaaatatacaaattgaaatatacatatgtagttgtttttgatataatgtttggatatatagtgtttttggagttgttttgaaaatacacatttactgtagcatttgaaatgtgaaaaacaatttttcaaaaacagcccCAAAAACAAGGGATCCAAACGGACCCACAGATTTTTCCACAAGTACCATAAGAGCACAAAAAGGGAGATGAGCCCACCATAAAATTGCAACACAGTCACTTACTCCCTTAATTGAGAGTATTTTGTCGTATGGGTGCAAAACGAGTCGAACTCAAATCAAATTACTCACAAGCATGTTTTGTCAAAACTCAAGTTAACCGAGTTCAATATTTAGTTCGAGTATCTCAAATTGCTTGAAGAGTTCAAGTTCGAGTCTACTATATGAAGTTTGAAAACTCGTCAAGTTCAGTTGAACTCAATCAAGATTTAAATGTAATATATCCTTTTGGaatctttttatatttattagtgTGAAATGTCAATTGTAtccttatttaaaattatataaaatattaatttatattacTCATGCTTCAATGAGTTTGATTAGACTCGATTAATTAATGTCCACAGAGTTAAAGTGAGTCCATCTCTTATTCTTTGGCATTGCACAAAAGAATCCTAAATTAAGGCCCTatttgataatacacttcaacacttaaacttaatggattcatgtcttaacatattcagattgttgataaacaaaaattgaacatctgaattaattaaatgacactgaattttttaagcaaaacttgctcccaaaattaagtaaTAAGTTATTCATTTATAACTGAGaatgcatttgataaaactgaaatctgaaacctgaagtctgaatccattaaattattgaattgttaagtattaaatctaatacatttaagtacatatcacattcagtaataagtgaatagtttattacttaattttgagagtaagttttgcctagaaaattcagtgtcattaattaattcagatgttcaatatTTTATTCTCAAAtgatttgaatatgttaagatctgaatccattaagttttaTATTGAGAGCCAAATGATCTACAAAGCTGAAAGTGCCACAAACAGTTCTCTATTTTCCTGTTGGATTATTAGCTCATAATAATGACCTACAAAGAGTGAACACCCCACCAATTGCATAGTCCTCTTAATAATTTGTTAGAATATTTATGTGGCCTACATGACCACATATAATATTATTAAGATAACTCCCGTTAATTAGAAGGATAAATAACTGTATGAATAAATAATAACTAATTACAAAATTCTAATGAGAATAGATGACTGGAGGAAGTAGGGAGTCCCATATTCGTTGTATGTGGACGTATTATATTTATTGTGGTACTTTATTTGATAATTACAGTGATTATTAAGTTGTATCTTATCATTAGATTTAACAAATAAAGTACAATACGAGTATTGGAGTCTATCATTATCCCATGATGGGAGGGATTGTGATTCTATAAATACTCTAGGGCTCCTGGTCTCTCTCACCACTATGACATACATTATTTTTACCCATCACTAAAATAACATAACAGGTAGGCCTGTCAACTGGTCGAGTTCGGGCTGAAATCCGGACCCAAACCCGTCTTACTGTATTAATTTCGGACCCGGCCCAAATACCCGACGGGTCTCTTAATCTCTCTCTCGGAACCACACTCGTCGGGTCTCGAGTCCGGGTCGGGCCTGCCCGCATATATCTCATCCAGTTTTAATGATAAACCTACCACTGTGCTAGTTGGATGTTGACTCCGATGCCATCCAGCAAAAGCgaagaaaattaataataataatatctcCTGTCAATAAAGAGGCCTGCTTGCCAATCAAAttcaaagataaaaatgaaacaagaaaggGAGCGCCATACCCATACCATACATGGCTAGTAAAATTTTTACTAGCAAACCACTAGAACAACTTACCAACCCAAGTAGAAGAAGAAGCCATAGCGGGCAACAAGAATAACAGAGGCTGATCCGGAAGCAAAGAGCCCACACCAAAAACCACCGCCAGAGAACAAAAGAACTCAACTACTGCGGACTGTCCGCAGCCCACAGGACAGAAGGTAGAGACTTCCAGAAATTAGCCTCCCGAGTGAGGACAGAATTGGGTTTTGCTTATGCATACAGCTCGAGAAACGGCA
Protein-coding sequences here:
- the LOC140009769 gene encoding uncharacterized protein: MYIRGRGKIGYLTGETKAPISTDPAYATWDAENSMMYSDLGNQSRIFELTLKIGNLRQGADTVTKNFNSLKRIWQDLNLFNSHEWKSTENFRHHKKTVEDSRIFKFLAGLNVEFDKVRGRIIGRQPLPSIGEMFSEVRREESRKNVMLGKKDPGVAVEGSALEVRCDYCNKPCHTPDTCWKLHGKPPNWKNKGGEKSGRGVPTANEADAGPFTKEQMEHLLMLLKSS